In a single window of the Carassius gibelio isolate Cgi1373 ecotype wild population from Czech Republic chromosome A12, carGib1.2-hapl.c, whole genome shotgun sequence genome:
- the LOC128025005 gene encoding DNA-directed RNA polymerase III subunit RPC4, which produces MSEHGDGDGDVDAEASSSASFRTSIALGRGLPGRVSLNPPPPGRLTSLRSRDLTLGGYRKKTFVPNVHSVRKTKDGLQEESHTAPKKKRREKEDRQRERRRRDKPLTIQSHSIFEQGPADTYRKLGNWSSSTLSDCDPAPVTKCVKKEKKNTEDDDDEILQKLQRDDFLDDPGLQNDPKQRPIRLPFYQSCSFLSTDAASSFKEETASNNALKSARAEQTYSVPVRGTLACPPQQPTVGELFHQLSVSDKEELLFIQLPDTIPGQPKTSSLEKTRKDSKTEDKRSSQIKALDQPDKAAVPMLSDFSEGLIGKLQIRKSGKVQLVMGNVTLDVSEGAAFSFLQQLVCVRLSEGLTGDMTVLGNITHKLVCSPDFETLLLEAKLPSDPSSASKS; this is translated from the exons ATGTCTGAACATGGAGATGGAGATGGAGATGTGGATGCAGAAGCGAGCTCATCTGCCTCTTTCAGAACATCAATTGCTCTGGGTCGAGGACTGCCAGGCCGAGTATCACTGAATCCACCTCCACCAGGCAGACTGACCTCTCTGCGCTCCAGAGATCTGACTCTGGGTGGCTATAGAAAG AAAACCTTTGTACCGAATGTTCACTCTGTTCGCAAAACTAAAGATGG GTTACAGGAGGAGAGTCACACTGCACcaaagaaaaagagaagagagaaggaagacagacaaagagagagacgACGGCGAGACAAACCTCTGACAATTCAGTCTCACTCCATCTTTGAGCAGGGTCCAGCAGACACCTACAGAAAACTAG GTAACTGGAGCAGCTCTACCCTGAGTGACTGTGATCCTGCACCTGTCACAAAATGCgttaaaaaggaaaagaaaaatacGGAGGATGATGACGATGAAATCTTGCAAAAACTCCAACGAGATGAT TTTTTGGATGATCCTGGATTACAAAATGATCCCAAGCAAAGACCAATCAGACTTCCATTCTATCAGTCATGCAGCTTTTTGTCAACAGATGCAGCTAGTTCAT TTAAAGAAGAGACAGCATCTAATAACGCACTGAAATCAGCCAGAGCTGAGCAGACATACTCTGTGCCAGTGAGGGGCACGCTTGCATGCCCGCCGCAGCAGCCGACGGTTGGAGAGCTGTTTCATCAGCTGAGTGTTTCAGATAAGGAAGAACTACTGTTTATTCAACTTCCTGATACCATACCCGGTCAACCTAAAACCTCGAGCCTAGAGAAAACCAGAAAGGATAGCAAGACCGAAGACAAGCGCTCATCGCAAATCAAAGCTCTT GATCAGCCTGATAAAGCCGCTGTACCTATGCTGTCTGACTTCTCAGAGGGCCTGATTGGCAAACTGCAAATTAGAAAGTCTGGTAAAGTCCAACTGGTCATGGGAAACGTTACATTAGATGTCTCAGAGGGAGCGGCCTTCTCTTTCCTACAG CAacttgtgtgtgtgcgtctgtcaGAGGGTCTCACCGGGGACATGACTGTGCTGGGAAACATCACACACAAGCTGGTGTGTTCACCTGATTTTGAGACTTTACTGCTAGAAGCCAAACTGCCGTCTGATCCCAGCTCGGCTTCCAAGTCCTGA